The following are from one region of the Ignavibacteriota bacterium genome:
- the vanZ gene encoding VanZ family protein: MFEYLQKRKVILVYLPLIIYWLVLFTATTLPVQELPSIGLSDKLNHFIAYFVLSVLVHLTLIYQRRFEILFNYAPAATLIISLLYGIADELHQMLIPGRSAELLDWIADASGAIIGVLLVLYLKNRFKYKSEYKSI; encoded by the coding sequence TTGTTTGAATATCTGCAAAAACGAAAAGTAATATTAGTTTACCTGCCATTAATTATTTACTGGCTTGTACTTTTCACTGCAACAACTTTGCCTGTTCAGGAACTACCGAGTATTGGATTATCAGATAAATTAAATCACTTCATTGCTTATTTTGTTCTGTCTGTTTTAGTTCATCTAACATTGATTTACCAGCGAAGGTTTGAAATACTTTTTAACTACGCGCCAGCAGCAACTTTAATTATTAGTTTATTATATGGCATTGCAGATGAGCTTCATCAGATGCTGATTCCCGGCAGATCTGCTGAATTACTTGATTGGATAGCTGATGCTTCCGGAGCGATAATAGGAGTATTACTTGTTTTGTATCTTAAAAACAGATTTAAGTACAAATCAGAATATAAGAGCATCTGA
- a CDS encoding sel1 repeat family protein, with translation MKKICFSLIFSGLFCLTTFAQDTTQSLAFKNKGPQQTSPHFYRPDLAYQIWQKFRLTQEANAGDPLAQHELGLRFLLGEGIPADTVQAIYWIKKAADQNLTSAKYNYAIMLFNGIGVSWDPYTAFKLFQSAANDGMVQAQYVVGILYTDNLTVKRDYNLAYYWIKKAADEDYEPAKEIAAKLEPKVSQNVVDSLLSQSGKPEEKNPIPDPSENLTSNLGLVFIDFDSISDSSIVISDSVLIEQLEIIGSDSLSKILLAEKPKSLKDLCTPGNVEILKTLAEIGSPEAQSIIGRMYEQGIYFKSNLVDAATYYYLSLRNDSPSGTYLLWQLSQKENFIQIVEQESNNGNVVAKYLWYGLTAVGFDKRITITDAINLLDESANALYLPAIVESGLNYYSNRFGRYNPDTGLTLWKDAEKLGSKEAGIRLTVSKLLDEFSSYNKTEDFKKIKKAAEEGSLFAMVSTGICYANGFGVSPSKSDAVNYFKMAAQRGSRFAYEELKRIYDEMRPEDPQFLISN, from the coding sequence TTGAAAAAAATTTGTTTCTCTTTAATATTTAGCGGTTTATTTTGCCTGACGACATTTGCACAGGATACCACTCAAAGTCTTGCATTCAAAAATAAAGGACCACAGCAAACTTCACCACATTTTTACAGACCTGATCTGGCTTACCAGATATGGCAAAAGTTTAGATTAACTCAGGAAGCAAATGCTGGTGATCCGCTTGCACAACACGAACTTGGCTTGAGATTTTTACTTGGTGAAGGGATTCCTGCTGATACAGTTCAAGCAATTTATTGGATTAAGAAAGCTGCTGATCAAAACCTGACTTCTGCTAAATATAATTACGCAATTATGCTGTTTAATGGAATCGGGGTTTCGTGGGATCCTTATACTGCATTTAAGCTTTTCCAAAGTGCTGCTAATGATGGAATGGTTCAGGCACAGTATGTTGTTGGAATTTTATACACCGATAACCTTACTGTAAAACGGGATTATAATCTGGCTTACTACTGGATTAAAAAAGCCGCTGATGAGGATTATGAACCAGCGAAAGAAATTGCAGCGAAACTTGAACCCAAAGTTTCACAAAATGTTGTTGATTCACTTCTGAGTCAATCAGGAAAACCTGAAGAAAAAAATCCTATACCTGATCCATCAGAAAACCTTACTTCAAATCTTGGTTTGGTTTTTATTGATTTCGATTCAATTAGTGATTCTTCTATAGTTATTTCCGATAGTGTTTTAATTGAACAGTTAGAAATTATTGGTTCTGATAGTCTTTCGAAAATCTTATTAGCTGAAAAACCAAAATCACTAAAAGATTTGTGTACTCCGGGAAATGTTGAGATTCTGAAAACGCTTGCTGAAATAGGAAGTCCTGAAGCTCAAAGCATCATCGGTCGGATGTATGAACAAGGAATTTATTTTAAGAGTAACCTGGTAGATGCAGCTACATATTATTATTTGTCTCTAAGAAATGATTCTCCTTCCGGCACATACTTGCTCTGGCAATTATCACAGAAAGAAAATTTTATACAAATAGTTGAGCAGGAAAGTAATAATGGTAATGTAGTTGCTAAATATTTATGGTACGGCTTAACTGCTGTTGGTTTTGATAAAAGGATTACGATTACAGATGCGATCAATTTACTGGATGAGTCTGCAAATGCTTTATACCTTCCGGCAATCGTTGAATCAGGATTGAATTACTACTCAAACAGATTTGGAAGATATAATCCTGATACAGGATTGACTCTCTGGAAAGATGCAGAGAAACTCGGAAGTAAAGAGGCTGGAATCAGATTAACTGTTTCAAAGCTGCTTGATGAATTCAGTAGTTACAATAAAACTGAAGATTTCAAAAAAATAAAAAAAGCTGCTGAAGAAGGTTCTCTGTTCGCTATGGTTTCAACTGGAATTTGCTATGCTAATGGGTTTGGCGTATCTCCATCAAAATCTGATGCGGTAAATTATTTTAAGATGGCAGCACAGCGTGGAAGCAGATTCGCTTATGAAGAATTGAAACGCATTTATGATGAAATGAGACCTGAAGATCCACAATTTCTAATTTCAAATTGA
- a CDS encoding aminotransferase class I/II-fold pyridoxal phosphate-dependent enzyme has translation MNHLPKLPEWGTSIFTIMSRMAAEYNALNLAQGFPDWNCDDELIDLVHHFQKKGFNQYAPMQGIQSLRKIISEKIEKLYNRHYDSEEEITITAGATQALFTAISCVVKAGDEIIVFEPAYDSYVPDILSNYGIPVYIPLLPGNYSVDWDLVRKKITSKTKAIIINTPHNPTGSLLNENDIIQLEQIIKETGILIISDEVYEHITFDGNKHLSLASSEELAKRTFVISSFGKTYHTTGWKMGYCAAPEFLTKEFRKMHQFVVFSVNTPIQFAYAEFMKQEEKYLSLGKFYELKRDVFLSEIQSASGQSKFKTQKCSGTYFQLLDYSDISDKPDLEFAEYLTKEVGVAVIPLSPFYNDRKSRSIIRVCFAKSDNVLIEAAKKLNKITDVI, from the coding sequence ATGAATCACCTGCCAAAACTACCTGAATGGGGTACAAGTATTTTCACAATTATGTCAAGGATGGCTGCTGAGTACAATGCATTAAATCTTGCACAAGGTTTTCCTGACTGGAATTGTGATGATGAGCTGATTGATCTTGTTCACCATTTCCAGAAAAAAGGATTTAACCAATATGCGCCGATGCAGGGTATTCAATCACTTCGTAAAATTATTTCAGAAAAGATTGAAAAACTTTACAACAGACATTATGATTCTGAAGAAGAAATAACAATAACCGCCGGTGCAACTCAGGCATTGTTTACAGCAATAAGCTGTGTTGTGAAAGCTGGTGATGAAATAATAGTATTTGAACCTGCTTATGATAGTTACGTACCTGATATTCTTTCCAATTATGGAATCCCGGTTTACATTCCACTCCTTCCCGGAAATTACTCAGTCGATTGGGATCTTGTCCGAAAAAAAATTACCAGCAAAACAAAAGCAATTATTATCAATACACCACATAATCCAACAGGAAGTCTTCTGAATGAAAATGACATTATTCAACTTGAACAGATTATAAAGGAAACCGGAATATTAATAATCAGTGATGAAGTATATGAGCATATTACTTTTGATGGCAATAAACATTTGAGTCTTGCAAGTTCAGAGGAATTAGCTAAACGAACATTCGTCATTTCTTCATTCGGGAAAACATATCACACAACCGGTTGGAAGATGGGTTATTGTGCAGCACCTGAGTTTCTTACAAAAGAATTCAGAAAGATGCATCAATTTGTAGTATTTTCTGTTAACACTCCCATTCAATTTGCTTATGCAGAATTTATGAAACAGGAAGAAAAATATCTGTCGCTTGGTAAATTTTATGAGCTCAAACGTGATGTCTTTCTGAGTGAAATTCAATCTGCTTCCGGACAATCAAAATTCAAAACTCAAAAATGTTCAGGTACATATTTCCAGCTTCTGGATTACTCTGATATCTCTGATAAACCTGACTTAGAATTTGCAGAATATTTAACTAAAGAAGTCGGTGTAGCCGTAATTCCTCTTTCACCTTTTTACAATGATCGAAAAAGCAGATCAATAATCAGAGTTTGTTTTGCTAAATCTGATAATGTGCTCATAGAAGCAGCAAAAAAGCTCAACAAAATAACTGACGTTATATGA
- a CDS encoding YdcF family protein, with protein MSKVTANRKILISVILLFMQLIILYLFKYYNQDLSINNFSILKTGNFINLLIYAGIIAGIFISLRKGKQIISVKSINIFILISYFLILVSIISTKVEIIKTSAYFFDQPFNKVLTGLLFLFYFFSLIYFLVFIWSQVISAKKVSIIRIITRSFFILLLFLIAIILFIDNISYTSGRWVLVKSKKNVAVVLGAAVWSGNIPSPTLSSRVDKALELLKDGFAGEIVLTGGKAPGELSESEVAFEYARIKGVDTSKVVIENVTSSTSDQIRWISDELVANQKNISDIIIISDAYHLPRAIEISKFFNLDIKVAQSAHKQEFNDKIFTKIRECIAVFNFWNFAL; from the coding sequence ATGTCGAAAGTTACAGCAAATAGAAAAATTCTGATCTCTGTTATTTTATTATTTATGCAGTTGATAATTCTGTATCTATTTAAATATTACAATCAGGATCTTTCCATAAATAATTTTTCTATTCTGAAGACAGGAAACTTTATTAATTTATTAATCTATGCCGGAATTATTGCAGGGATTTTTATTTCCCTGAGGAAAGGAAAGCAAATAATATCAGTTAAGAGTATCAATATTTTTATACTTATAAGTTATTTTTTGATATTGGTATCAATAATATCAACGAAGGTTGAAATAATTAAAACTTCCGCTTATTTCTTCGATCAACCGTTTAATAAAGTGCTCACAGGATTATTATTCCTTTTCTACTTTTTTTCTTTGATTTATTTTTTAGTGTTCATCTGGAGTCAGGTAATCAGCGCTAAAAAGGTTTCGATTATTCGGATTATCACCAGGTCATTCTTTATACTACTGCTGTTTCTGATTGCCATTATACTTTTCATAGATAATATAAGCTATACATCGGGAAGATGGGTGCTGGTAAAAAGTAAAAAAAATGTTGCAGTAGTTTTAGGTGCTGCTGTATGGAGTGGAAATATTCCAAGTCCAACACTTTCTTCGAGAGTAGATAAAGCATTGGAGCTTTTAAAAGACGGATTTGCAGGAGAAATTGTTTTAACAGGCGGTAAAGCTCCGGGAGAGTTGAGCGAATCCGAAGTAGCATTCGAGTATGCCCGCATAAAAGGAGTTGATACATCAAAAGTTGTGATAGAGAACGTCACTTCATCAACGAGTGATCAAATCAGGTGGATCTCAGATGAACTTGTTGCTAATCAAAAAAATATTTCTGATATAATAATAATATCGGATGCATACCATTTGCCAAGAGCGATTGAGATTAGTAAGTTTTTCAATCTTGATATTAAAGTTGCTCAATCAGCTCACAAACAAGAATTTAATGATAAGATCTTTACCAAGATCCGAGAATGTATTGCTGTATTTAATTTTTGGAATTTTGCTTTATAA
- a CDS encoding MFS transporter: protein MKDKGRVFVWTLFDFANTSFSIIVVTFLYAVYFKKTVAGNEAIGDLYWSISTSIAMIITAIISPVLGAIADFSAGKKRFLLFFTSLCVIGTASLYFIGPGQIFWGIVIFVIANVGFEAGLVFYDAFLPEITTPKNYGRVSGYGFGMGYLGSLATLAIVFPLIEASMIKETFPVAAAFFLFFSLPLFFFLKETRNKVETHQSFISIGLGRVWTTLTHLKNYKNLAIFLVAYFFYIEGVNTVIFFSGNYASTTLGFSEMELLIFFIVVQTTAILGSVLFGIIADKIGQKKTIVITLFMWLVTVALAFFVYDKTGFYIVGLIAGSAMGSSQSTSRSLMSKLTPPEKKTEFFGFYSFFGKSSAVIGPLVFGLVSFLSGDQRIAIISIAFFFIIGLLILTKVKDPKTIT from the coding sequence ATGAAAGACAAAGGAAGAGTATTTGTCTGGACTCTCTTTGATTTTGCCAACACTTCTTTTTCAATCATCGTTGTAACTTTTCTTTATGCAGTTTACTTTAAGAAAACGGTTGCAGGAAATGAAGCAATCGGTGATTTATACTGGAGTATCAGCACAAGTATTGCAATGATTATTACTGCAATAATTTCACCTGTACTTGGTGCAATCGCTGACTTTAGTGCAGGCAAAAAAAGATTTCTTCTTTTCTTCACATCACTTTGCGTTATTGGAACGGCTTCACTTTATTTTATCGGACCCGGACAAATTTTCTGGGGGATTGTCATTTTCGTTATTGCAAATGTTGGTTTTGAAGCAGGTCTTGTTTTTTACGATGCTTTCCTTCCGGAAATTACAACTCCAAAAAATTATGGCAGAGTTAGCGGTTATGGTTTTGGTATGGGATATCTCGGTTCATTAGCCACACTGGCAATAGTTTTTCCTCTGATTGAAGCATCAATGATTAAAGAAACTTTTCCAGTTGCTGCGGCTTTCTTTTTGTTTTTTTCTCTGCCGCTATTTTTCTTTTTGAAGGAAACGAGAAACAAAGTTGAGACACACCAATCATTTATTTCAATTGGATTAGGAAGAGTCTGGACAACTTTAACGCATTTAAAAAATTACAAGAACCTCGCAATTTTTCTGGTCGCTTACTTTTTTTATATAGAAGGAGTGAATACAGTAATTTTCTTTTCAGGAAACTATGCAAGTACAACACTCGGTTTTTCAGAAATGGAACTTCTTATCTTTTTTATTGTTGTTCAGACAACTGCGATTTTAGGTTCTGTGCTGTTTGGAATAATTGCAGATAAAATCGGGCAGAAGAAAACTATTGTCATAACATTATTTATGTGGCTCGTTACTGTTGCATTAGCATTTTTCGTGTATGATAAAACAGGTTTTTATATTGTTGGATTGATAGCTGGTTCGGCAATGGGTTCAAGTCAATCAACCAGCAGAAGTTTGATGAGCAAATTAACTCCACCTGAGAAAAAAACCGAGTTCTTCGGATTTTATTCATTCTTTGGAAAAAGTTCTGCGGTTATTGGACCATTAGTTTTTGGATTGGTCAGCTTTTTATCAGGCGATCAGAGAATCGCCATCATCTCGATAGCATTTTTCTTTATTATTGGATTACTGATTTTAACAAAAGTTAAAGATCCTAAGACCATTACTTAG
- a CDS encoding NADH-quinone oxidoreductase subunit N: MMISLQDFFNIIPLVIIGGGIVLSIILELYMDSGKRILPWFSIILFTAAALYSLLTVQNQSVIFQSMLSTGGITNVFYFIFNVGAALVCFLSIDYSKKYGINYSEYYILIQSSVLGMMFMAGAKSLFMIFLGLEIMSVCFYVLAGVNRKKEKAIEASLKYFLLGAFATGFLVYGIALIYGSTKTTSIDMITAGFSEYSGNILFLAGILLFLIGFSFKIAAFPFHMWVPDVYEGAPTTVTGLFSTIGKAAAFSAILAALTALFSGQSSSIFLPYLAVLSVFSMLYGSIVAIAQTNIKRMLAYSSISHAGYILIGLAAGTSSGVAGVVFYLAVYTFMNLAAFGIISLIEGDDDSNLDINSYSGLGTKSPVLAALLAIIMFSLAGLPPLAGFFAKYYVFVAAIKSGLTWLAILGIISSIISVYFYLRIVVLMYFKETEHEIEHSKSKSGLFGVAVSVLLVILFGIIPGSLLDLITAYL, translated from the coding sequence ATTATGATAAGCTTACAAGATTTTTTTAATATAATACCACTCGTTATTATCGGGGGTGGAATAGTCCTGTCTATAATTTTAGAATTGTATATGGATTCAGGAAAACGAATTCTGCCATGGTTTTCGATAATACTCTTCACAGCAGCCGCACTTTATTCCTTGCTTACTGTACAGAATCAATCAGTGATTTTTCAAAGTATGTTGTCAACAGGCGGTATTACAAATGTATTTTATTTTATCTTTAATGTTGGAGCAGCACTGGTTTGCTTCTTATCAATTGATTATTCAAAAAAGTACGGGATTAATTACAGCGAATATTATATCCTCATCCAAAGTTCTGTTTTAGGTATGATGTTTATGGCTGGTGCTAAAAGTTTGTTTATGATTTTTCTTGGTCTTGAAATAATGTCTGTATGTTTTTATGTGCTTGCAGGAGTAAACAGAAAAAAAGAGAAAGCAATTGAAGCTTCATTAAAATATTTTTTATTGGGTGCATTTGCTACAGGATTTTTAGTTTACGGAATAGCACTTATTTATGGTTCAACAAAAACTACTTCAATAGATATGATTACTGCTGGCTTTTCTGAATACTCTGGCAATATTCTTTTTCTTGCTGGCATCCTTTTATTCCTTATCGGATTCTCATTTAAAATTGCAGCCTTTCCCTTTCACATGTGGGTGCCTGATGTTTATGAAGGTGCGCCAACAACGGTTACCGGTTTGTTTTCAACTATCGGAAAAGCAGCAGCATTCTCAGCTATTCTTGCTGCACTCACTGCATTATTCTCAGGTCAAAGTTCAAGTATCTTTCTTCCATATTTAGCAGTGCTTTCTGTTTTTTCAATGCTGTATGGAAGTATAGTTGCGATTGCTCAAACAAATATTAAAAGAATGCTGGCATACTCATCAATTTCCCATGCCGGTTACATTCTTATCGGTTTAGCAGCAGGAACATCTTCGGGTGTTGCTGGTGTAGTTTTCTATCTTGCTGTTTATACATTCATGAACCTGGCAGCGTTTGGAATCATTTCATTGATTGAAGGTGATGATGATTCCAATCTTGATATAAATTCATATTCAGGTTTGGGTACCAAGAGTCCGGTTCTTGCTGCATTACTTGCAATTATAATGTTTTCTCTTGCAGGGCTTCCTCCGTTAGCAGGATTTTTTGCAAAGTATTATGTTTTCGTTGCCGCTATCAAATCAGGTTTAACCTGGCTTGCAATCCTCGGAATTATTTCAAGTATAATTAGTGTATATTTTTACCTCAGGATAGTTGTCCTGATGTATTTCAAAGAAACTGAACACGAAATTGAGCACTCAAAAAGTAAAAGTGGTTTATTTGGAGTAGCTGTATCAGTATTGCTGGTTATTTTGTTTGGTATTATTCCAGGTTCTTTATTAGATCTGATTACAGCTTACCTTTAA
- a CDS encoding cation transporter: MNRTEQINLRKKAAHISLAIGIGMFITKMTAYLITGSVAIFSDAAESVVHVAATGMALFSIILSSKPADESHLYGHGNVEYFSAGVEGLLILLAAGVIIYEAVSDLIAGPVLQSLNVGVIFISIAGVVNLGLGYYLIKTGKKTNSITLIADGKHVLTDAYTSIGVLVGVILVIFTGYILLDPILAIIVAINIIFTGYKLISESVRGLMMETDPQILKNISDKLISMKKDYWIDVHELRYWQSGDRMFIDFHLILPYYFTIEQSHKEEKRIEEELGKDFPNLFAGKSGSQLKIHFDFCTSELCKFCGYKICNVRTEEKKVNFEWNVEKLAGKAVYKILPK, translated from the coding sequence ATGAACAGAACTGAACAAATTAATCTTCGGAAAAAAGCAGCTCACATTTCACTTGCAATCGGCATTGGAATGTTCATCACAAAGATGACAGCTTATTTAATTACCGGGTCAGTAGCAATTTTTTCTGATGCTGCTGAATCTGTTGTTCATGTAGCCGCAACAGGAATGGCATTGTTCAGTATTATTTTAAGTTCCAAACCTGCTGATGAATCACATCTTTACGGTCATGGCAATGTTGAATATTTTTCTGCTGGGGTTGAAGGACTTCTAATTCTGCTGGCAGCTGGTGTAATAATTTATGAGGCAGTCAGCGATTTAATTGCTGGTCCTGTTTTACAATCCTTAAATGTTGGAGTAATTTTCATAAGCATTGCGGGAGTTGTTAATCTTGGACTTGGCTATTATCTGATAAAAACCGGAAAGAAAACAAATTCAATAACTCTGATTGCTGACGGCAAACACGTACTGACAGATGCTTACACAAGCATCGGAGTTCTGGTTGGAGTAATATTGGTAATATTCACAGGTTATATTCTGCTCGATCCAATTCTTGCCATCATAGTTGCAATAAATATTATTTTCACCGGTTATAAACTAATAAGTGAATCAGTGCGCGGTTTGATGATGGAAACTGACCCTCAGATTCTTAAAAATATTTCGGATAAACTCATCTCAATGAAAAAAGATTATTGGATAGATGTTCACGAATTGCGTTACTGGCAATCCGGTGACAGAATGTTTATTGATTTTCATTTGATACTTCCCTATTACTTTACTATCGAGCAATCTCATAAAGAAGAAAAGAGGATTGAAGAAGAGCTTGGTAAAGATTTTCCTAACCTGTTTGCAGGAAAGTCAGGTTCTCAGCTAAAAATTCATTTTGATTTTTGCACATCAGAGCTTTGTAAATTCTGCGGATATAAAATCTGTAATGTACGAACTGAGGAAAAGAAAGTTAACTTTGAATGGAATGTTGAGAAGCTGGCAGGTAAAGCAGTGTATAAGATTTTACCTAAGTAA
- the nusB gene encoding transcription antitermination factor NusB → MTNKSKRRIVREKVLQILYAYEMNKESLQPLSKEILSDISEEVEKKFAKNLVRKVLDNLEALDMRIVGRVTNWEMNRIALIDKILLRIGICELLFFPDIPPKVSINESIEIAKDFSTAGSAKFINGILDAVLAEEKKEGRLNKTGRGLVEESISPSKQ, encoded by the coding sequence ATGACCAACAAATCGAAACGCAGGATAGTAAGAGAGAAAGTTCTGCAAATTTTATATGCGTATGAAATGAATAAAGAATCACTTCAGCCACTCTCAAAAGAAATCCTAAGCGATATTAGTGAAGAAGTAGAAAAAAAATTTGCTAAAAACCTCGTTAGAAAAGTACTTGACAATCTTGAAGCACTGGATATGCGAATAGTAGGGAGAGTAACGAACTGGGAAATGAACCGGATTGCATTAATTGATAAAATTCTTCTGCGGATAGGTATCTGTGAACTTTTATTTTTTCCGGATATACCTCCAAAAGTATCTATCAACGAATCAATAGAAATTGCAAAAGATTTCAGTACAGCAGGAAGTGCAAAATTTATTAATGGAATACTCGATGCAGTACTTGCTGAAGAAAAAAAAGAGGGAAGATTAAATAAAACTGGCAGGGGTCTTGTCGAAGAATCAATATCACCTTCAAAGCAATAG
- a CDS encoding NAD(P)H-hydrate dehydratase encodes MIPLYSTKQIRQIDEIAIRQFGIPGIILMENASREIFLKIMDRTSYPNYFKIGFLCGKGNNGGDGFAAARHFSNAGFEVVVIYAGNENEMSADCKFNFKILKKLSQSNKSIFLKKFTSVSTLKTLKDCRIICDALLGSGITGSLREPYLSIINYVNRLKIIRVAIDIPTGLNADTGYAENAFNADFTITLGQLKKGLFFNDGYVYSGEVEKGGIGIPDSLYNKFKPAEFLIEPEDALAGLPVKAKNLHKYSAGKVLTIAGSGSLPGAAVLTSTSVLKVGAGASILCFPKSVRELVHRKLGEVVVKSYEDSGKEYLSEKNISELEEKIRWADIIAIGPGLGRERETQNAVISILKKYKSKKFVIDADAVFALGNNRYKKINLKNVVLTPHHAEFANMIGITVSELKKDVLKFGKLFSLRTGAYLVLKGAPTIIFNPEGEALINTTGNPALAKFGTGDVLTGFIAGILSQQKDTEKAIVSAVYIHSLAADLLVHKRTNLDILATDIQNYVPQTIKFLRNSVV; translated from the coding sequence ATGATTCCGCTTTATTCCACAAAACAGATCCGACAGATTGATGAAATTGCTATCAGACAATTTGGTATTCCCGGAATTATTTTGATGGAAAATGCTTCCCGCGAAATATTCCTAAAGATAATGGATAGAACCTCATATCCGAATTATTTCAAAATTGGTTTCCTGTGCGGCAAAGGAAATAACGGAGGAGACGGGTTTGCTGCAGCCAGACATTTCTCTAATGCTGGTTTTGAAGTTGTTGTCATTTATGCCGGTAATGAAAATGAAATGTCTGCTGATTGTAAATTCAATTTTAAAATTCTGAAAAAACTATCGCAATCAAATAAATCAATATTTCTAAAAAAGTTTACTTCAGTTTCAACTTTGAAAACATTAAAAGATTGCAGGATAATTTGTGATGCTTTGTTAGGCAGTGGAATTACAGGCTCGCTTCGTGAACCATATTTATCAATCATAAATTATGTTAATAGACTTAAAATTATTCGTGTTGCGATTGACATCCCAACTGGTTTGAATGCTGATACCGGTTATGCTGAAAATGCTTTCAATGCCGACTTTACCATTACGCTTGGGCAATTGAAGAAAGGATTGTTTTTCAATGATGGATATGTTTATTCGGGTGAGGTTGAAAAAGGTGGAATCGGAATTCCTGATTCACTTTACAATAAATTCAAACCCGCAGAATTTTTAATTGAACCTGAAGATGCGCTTGCTGGTTTACCGGTAAAAGCTAAAAACTTACATAAATATTCTGCGGGAAAAGTACTTACAATTGCTGGCTCAGGTTCCTTGCCGGGTGCTGCTGTTCTAACTTCAACATCAGTTTTGAAAGTTGGCGCTGGTGCATCAATACTTTGCTTTCCTAAATCTGTAAGAGAGCTTGTCCATAGAAAACTTGGTGAAGTTGTTGTTAAATCGTATGAAGATTCCGGGAAGGAATATCTTAGTGAAAAAAATATTTCAGAACTTGAGGAAAAAATTCGCTGGGCGGATATTATTGCAATTGGTCCTGGGCTTGGAAGAGAAAGAGAAACACAAAATGCTGTTATTAGCATTTTAAAAAAGTATAAATCGAAAAAATTTGTAATAGATGCTGATGCGGTTTTTGCGCTTGGAAACAATCGGTACAAAAAAATAAATTTAAAAAATGTAGTACTCACACCTCATCATGCTGAATTTGCTAATATGATTGGTATTACAGTATCTGAATTAAAAAAAGATGTCTTAAAATTCGGAAAATTATTTTCACTTAGGACTGGTGCATATCTTGTACTGAAAGGTGCTCCAACCATAATATTCAACCCAGAAGGTGAAGCATTAATAAATACAACCGGAAATCCAGCACTCGCAAAATTTGGGACAGGTGATGTTCTAACCGGATTCATCGCGGGAATTTTATCACAACAAAAAGATACTGAAAAAGCAATCGTTTCTGCTGTTTATATTCATAGTCTTGCTGCAGATCTGTTAGTTCATAAAAGAACAAATCTTGATATTCTTGCTACAGATATTCAAAATTATGTACCACAAACAATAAAATTCCTGAGAAATTCTGTTGTTTGA